The Pocillopora verrucosa isolate sample1 chromosome 2, ASM3666991v2, whole genome shotgun sequence genome has a segment encoding these proteins:
- the LOC131779164 gene encoding uncharacterized protein: MACSSASTVAIGEKEKKEQRLIDAMFLCDEWKSSKGGLSTFNRELAINLAETTTGSMKIHCYVSRSDDQDREDAKQHGVNLITAQTVPGSGDPLDWLKIVPPELPHPHIVIGHGRKFGIPAFHVERATRCKWIQFVHVFCEDLGKFKETTATTVADTIEENEEKHKKEIELCKAADAVVAVGSRLQQKYSRSLPNVKVEIITPGITGKFCNESIESGEHAGVLSRTSNDMFMKTFNVFMFGRADFEDLTLKGYDIVANAIGSLGVKFELTFVGSSPGDHRNVEQWFLQKACIKRKQLTIRGYCTEQDELKGMFHQSDLVALPSRTEGFGLVGLEAISCGVPVLVSGESGLAEALQEVQGGSNVIVQSDDDADEWARRISEVSSQSPEQRQTNARELRENYRKVYPWRMECERFKGLIENVVKTANGGEMNIKVDVDELKPEEQNMQASMLATESVRCQEVQQPRASATSAASGGVSCPQTENLNARQEETLLSIIINYFQATKPQSIEEFDRFKEYAKEMRFIITGVSEGSLVITVKCESLMILEELWTDYTSGHLGEVVQSCFITEKILKELNLVELRLKTTVDIEEYNSCKMFFEKDALRGALSSEFHSTSSTRESPQKKEQSGKSEQKTKIMETAKLEGNSPVMVVPTTGHGKELEEPCGRKGEDCSGNLTAEAMTPFMSIALFVALFLLNSDRIQKAIEICSECLILLNGTDQNSKDQFNSALLQFYSDICTVLFSAYHHISDYISAERYGRKLFHLYSEYGIMLFKLGENLKAKEYVEKALAITTKIGDRSGEASCYENLGTVFKSLGQYDKAKEYLHKALLIRTEIGNREGEATNYGSLGTVFVALGQYNKAEEYLLKALLITIEIGDRKGEASCYGNLSTVFVSLGQYDKAEEYLQKALVITTEIGDRKGEASCYGNLGTVFLSVGQYDKAEEYLQKALVITTEIGDRKGEASCYGNLGTVFLSLGQYDKAEEYLQKALVIKTEIGDRGGEATDCGNLGTVFLSVGKYEKAKEYLQKTLVIRTEIGDRKGEASCYENLGTVFVSLGQYDKAKEYLQKALVITTEIGDRKGEASCYGNLGTVFKSLGLYDKAEEYLQKALVIKTEIGDRKGEASCYGNLGTVFLSLGQYDKAEEYLQRALVIKTEIGDREGKATDYGNLGTVFLSVGQYDKAEEYLQKALVITTEIGNRKGEASCYGNLGTVFLSLGQYDKAEEYLQKALVIKTEIGDREGEATDCGNLGTVFLSVGEYEKAKEYLQKTLVIRTEIDDREGEASCYGNLGTVFTSLGQYDKAEEYLQKALVIRTEIGDRKGEASCYGNLGTVFKSLGQYDKAKEYLQKALVIRTEIGNKEGEAADYGNLGSVFLSVGQYDKAEEYLQKALVITTEIGDREGEATDCGNLGTVFLSVGEYEKAKENLQKTLVIRTEIGDRKGEASCYENLGTVFVSFGQYDKAKEYFQKALVITTEIGDRKGEASCYGNLGTVFKSLGLYDKAEEYLQKALVIKTEIGDRKGEASCYGNLGTLFKSLGQYDKAEEYLQKALVITTEIGDREGEATNYGNLGTVFLSLGQYDKAEEYLQRALVIKTEIGDREGKATDYGNLGTVFLSVGQYEKAKEYLQKALVIRTEIGDRKGEASCYGNLGTVFRSLGQYNKAEEYLQKALVITTEIGDRKGEASCYGNLGTVFLSVGEYDKAKECLQKALVITTEIGDREREASCYGNPGTVFKLLGQYNKAKEYLQKELVIRTEIGDREGEASCYGNLGTVFLSLGQYDKAEEYLQKALVIKTEIGDREGEATDCGNLGTVFLSVGEYKKAKEYLQKTLVIRTEIGDRKGEASCYENLGTVFVSLGQYDKAKEYLQKALVITTEIGDRKGEASCYGNLGTVFRSLGQYNKAEEYLQKALVITTEIGDRKGEASCYGNLGTVFLSVGQYDKAKECLQKALVITTEIGDREREASCYGNPGTVFKLLGQYNKAKEYLQKELVIRTEIGDREGEASCYGNLGTVFVSLGQYDKAKEYLQKALVIKTEIGDREGEATDCGNLGTVFLSVGQYEKAKEYLQKALVIRTEIGDRKGEASCYGNLGTVFRSLGQYNKAEEYLQKALVITTEIGDRKGEASCYGNLGTVFVSLGQYDKAKEYLQKALVITTEIGDRKGEALCYGNLGTVFKSLGQYDKAEEYLQKALLITTEIGDRKWEASCYGNLGTVLKSLGQYDKAKEYLQKALVITTEIGDRKGEASCYGNLGTAFLSLGQYDKAEEYLQRALVIKTEIGDREGKATDYGNLGTVFLSVGQYEKAKEYLQKALVIRTEIGDRKGEASCYGNLGTVFRSLGQYNKAEEYLQKALVITTEIGDRKGEASCYGNLGTVFLSVGEYDKAKECLQKALVITTEIGDREREAPCYGNPGTVFKLLGQYNKAKEYLQKELVIRTEIGDIKGEASSYENLGTVFVSLGQYDKAKEYLQKALVITTEIGDRKGEASCYGNLGTVFLSIGEYDKAKECLQKALVIRTEIGDRKGEASCYGNLGTLFKLLGQYDKAEEYLQKALVITTEIGDREGEATNYGNLGTVFLSLGQYDKAEEYLQRALVIKTEIGDREGKATDYGNLGTVFLSVGQYEKAKEYLLRALVIRTEIGDRKGEASCYGNLGTVFRSLGKYNKAKEYLQKALVITTEIGDRKGEASCYGNLGTVFLSLGQYDKAEEYLQRALVIKTEIGDREGKATDYGNLGTVFLSVGQYDKAEEYLQKLLVITTEIGDRKGEASCYGNLGTVFKSLGQYNKAEEYLQKALVITTEIGDRKGEASCYGNLGTVFLSLGQYDKAEEYLQKALVIKTEIGDREGEATYCGNLGTVFLSVGQYNKAEEYLQKALVITTEIGDRKGEASCYGNLGNVFLSVGEYDKAEEYLQRALVIKTEIGDREGKATDYGNLGTVFTSLGQYDKAEEYLQKALVIRTEIGDRKGEASCYGNLGTVFRSLGQYDKAKDYLQKALVIRTEIGDREGEATNYRSLGTVFVSLGQYDKAEEYLQNALVITTEIGDRKGEASCYGNLGTVFKSLGQYDKAEEYLQKLLVITTEIGDRKGEASCYGNLGTVFKSLGQYNKAEEYLQKALVITTEIGDRKGEASCYGNLGNVFLSVGEYDKAKECLQKALVIRTEIDDREGEASCYGNLGTVFTSLGQYDKAEEYLQKALVITTEIGDRRGEASCYGNLGTVFMSPGQYDKAEEYLQKALVIQTEIGDKEREAAVLGNLEILFGTVGDFEASEVCLEKALFISRDIGDRRREFEILRGYAVLYLYQDKIKDSLSCLHLCIEKYEELRYLLGANDQFKTSFLEDTGIFPYKLLCTLLCDTGNARDALYVEESGRARGLSDLMVEKYSVEMHISANPQSWFGIENILRKKNNCTCLYISYFQNRLHLWILKTSGVLHYRRVSPEENLIQAGLPKDFSLSQFLDDNFRSLGILPTKDCEDRSLNTIKLQPLSPAQKSSARLRLVEEDEDEDEKGISSLSLCYKMFIAPVYDLLDEPEVIIVPDRRLYKVPFAALSEKEGAEYLSETHKIRVIPSLTTLKNIQDSPEDYHSNTGALVIGNPKVDWLPPLPGARKEAEMVGRLVGVPPLVEEKATKQAVLERISSVSLIHFAAHGNADRGEIALSPIPTPNSRNAPPPQEASILTMADVSRVKVRAKLVVLSCCHSGGGETRAEGVIGLARAFLGSGARSVLVALWAIPDSATEQLLNRFYEHLVEGKSASESLHRAMKWMRKNGPNKICEWASFTLIGDDVRLEFAKQKKEDPDGVNKESYSKETKRKDF, encoded by the exons ATGGCGTGCTCGAGTGCATCTACTGTTGCCATTGGcgaaaaggagaagaaagaacagAGGCTTATTGATGCCATGTTTCTTTGTGACGAATGGAAATCTTCGAAAGGTGGATTATCAACTTTCAATCGCGAGTTAGCTATTAATTTGGCAGAGACAACAACTGGTAGCATGAAAATACACTGCTATGTCTCGAGAAGCGATGATCAGGACAGAGAAGATGCTAAACAACACGGAGTGAATTTAATCACCGCTCAGACTGTTCCTGGATCGGGAGATCCCCTAGATTGGTTGAAAATTGTACCTCCAGAGCTTCCGCATCCGCATATTGTGATCGGTCATGGCAGAAAATTTGGAATTCCAGCATTTCATGTTGAACGAGCTACAAGATGTAAATGGATTCAGTTCGTCCACGTCTTCTGCGAGGACCTGGGAAAGTTCAAAGAAACTACTGCCACGACTGTTGCAGATACGATCGAGGAGAACGAGGAGAAGCACAAGAAGGAAATTGAGTTGTGCAAAGCAGCAGATGCAGTTGTTGCTGTCGGCTCACGTCTACAGCAGAAGTACAGTAGAAGTCTACCAAATGTGAAAGTGGAGATCATTACCCCTGGAATTACGGGAAAGTTTTGCAACGAATCGATAGAATCAGGAGAACATGCTGGTGTATTATCAAGGACGTCGAATGACATGTTCATGAAGACATTCAACGTCTTCATGTTCGGCCGAGCAGACTTTGAAGACCTTACGTTAAAGGGTTATGATATAGTAGCAAATGCCATAGGTTCCCTTGGAGTGAAATTTGAGCTCACATTTGTTGGCTCTTCTCCTGGTGACCACCGAAACGTAGAGCAATGGTTTCTCCAGAAAGCATGCATCAAACGTAAGCAGTTAACCATTCGTGGTTATTGCACTGAACAGGATGAACTGAAAGGAATGTTTCACCAATCAGACCTGGTTGCTCTTCCTTCACGTACGGAAGGATTTGGATTAGTTGGCCTCGAGGCCATTTCTTGTGGTGTTCCTGTTCTTGTTTCTGGTGAATCTGGATTGGCTGAGGCTTTGCAAGAGGTACAAGGTGGAAGTAATGTTATTGTACAATCAGATGACGATGCGGATGAATGGGCACGGAGGATAAGTGAGGTGTCCAGCCAAAGTCCAGAACAGAGACAAACCAATGCCAGAGAGCTTAGAGAGAACTACAGGAAGGTTTACCCTTGGAGAATGGAATGTGAGAGGTTCAAAGGGCTAATTGAAAATGTTGTGAAAACTGCAAATG GTGGTGAAATGAATATTAAGGTTGATGTGGATGAATTGAAACCTGAAGAACAGAATATGCAGGCTAGCATGTTGGCAACAGAGTCTGTCAGATGCCAAGAGGTTCAGCAGCCCAGGGCATCTGCTACATCAGCTGCATCTGGAGGTGTGTCTTGTCCACAAACAGAAAATCTCAATGCTCGTCAAGAGGAAACCTTGCTATcaattattataaattatttccaGGCCACAAAGCCGCAGTCGATTGAAGAGTTTGATAGGTTTAAGGAATATGCAAAAGAAATGAGGTTCATCATTACTGGTGTTTCTGAAGGAAGTTTGGTGATAACGGTGAAGTGTGAATCTCTAATGATCTTGGAGGAGTTGTGGACAGATTATACATCTGGTCATCTGGGTGAAGTGGTTCAAAGTTGTTTTATAACAGAAAAGATCTTAAAGGAACTGAACCTGGTTGAGCTCAGGCTGAAGACAACAGTGGACATAGAAGAGTACAATTCATGCAAAATGTTCTTTGAGAAAGATGCACTTAGAG GTGCTTTATCCTCTGAATTCCACTCCACAAGTTCTACCCGTGAAAGTccacaaaaaaaggaacagtcgggaaaaagtgaacagaagacaaagattaTGGAGACAGCGAAATTGgaag GTAATTCACCCGTCATGGTAGTACCCACCACTGGTCATGGAAAAGAACTAGAAGAACCTTGTGGAAGGAAAG GAGAGGATTGCAGtggaaacctaacagcagaagccatgacacctttcatgagcattgccttatttgttgccctgttcttgctcaactcagatcgcattcagaaagccattgagatatgcagcgaatgtttgattttgctaaatggcaccgatcaaaacagcaaagaccaatttaaTTCAgcactgctacaattttacagcgacatctGTACcgttcttttcagcgcttatcatcatatctctgactacataagtgcggaaagatacgggaGGAAACTGTTTCACTTATACAGTGAGTATGGAATTATGCTTTTTAAACTTGGCGAAAAcctaaaagcaaaggaatatgTTGAGAAGGCCCTTGCCATAACGACCAAAATTGGTGACAGAAgtggagaagcatcatgttatgaaaacctaggtactgtgtttaagtcgcttggccaatacgacaaggctaaagagtatctccataaagcgcttctcatcagaactgaaattggcaacagagagGGGGAGGCAACCAACTACGGAAGCCTGGGTACTGTGTTTGTGGCGCTTGGCCAgtacaacaaggctgaagagtatctcctaaaagcgcttctcatcacaattgagattggcgacagaaaaggggaagcatcatgttatggaaacctaagtACCGTGTTTgtgtcgcttggccaatatgacaaggctgaagagtatctccaaaaagcgcttgtcatcacaactgaaattggcgacagaaagggggaagcatcatgttatggaaacctaggtactgtgtttctgtccgttggccaatacgacaaggctgaagagtatctccaaaaagcgcttgtcatcacaactgaaattggcgacagaaaaggggaagcatcatgttatggaaacctaggtactgtgtttctgtcgcttggccaatacgacaaggctgaagagtatctccaaaaagcgcttgtcatcaaaactgaaattggcgacagaggaggggaggcaactgactgcggaaacctaggtactgtgtttctgtccgttggcaaatacgagaaggctaaagagtatctccaaaaaacgcttgtcatcagaactgaaattggcgacagaaaaggggaagcatcatgttatgaaaacctaggtactgtgtttgtgtcgcttggccaatacgacaaggctaaagagtatctccaaaaagcgcttgtcatcacaactgagattggcgacagaaaaggggaagcatcatgctatggaaacctaggtactgtgtttaagtcgcttggcctatacgacaaggctgaggagtatctccaaaaagcgcttgtcatcaaaactgaaattggcgacagaaaaggggaagcatcatgttatggaaacctaggtactgtgtttctgtcgcttggccaatatgacaaggctgaggagtatctccaaagagcgcttgtcatcaaaactgaaattggcgacagagaagggaaggcaactgactacggaaacctaggtactgtgtttctgtccgttggccaatacgacaaggctgaagagtatctccaaaaagcgcttgtcatcacaactgaaattggcaacagaaaaggggaagcatcatgttatggaaacctaggtactgtgtttctgtcgcttggccaatacgacaaggctgaagagtatctccaaaaagcgcttgtcatcaaaactgaaattggcgacagagaaggggaggcaactgactgcggaaacctaggtactgtgtttctgtccgttggcgAGTacgagaaggctaaagagtatctccaaaaaacgcttgtcatcagaactgaaattgatgacagagaaggggaagcatcatgttatggaaacctaggtactgtgtttacgtcgcttggccaatacgacaaggctgaggagtatctccaaaaagcgcttgtcataagaactgaaattggcgacagaaaaggggaagcatcatgttatggaaacctaggtactgtgtttaagtcgcttggccaatacgacaaggctaaagagtatctccaaaaagcgcttgtcatcagaactgaaattggcaacaaagaaggggaggcagctgactacggaaacctaggtagtgtgtttctgtccgttggccaatacgacaaggctgaagagtatctccaaaaagcgcttgtcatcacaactgaaattggcgacagagaaggggaggcaactgactgcggaaacctaggtactgtgtttctgtccgttggcgAATACGAGAAGGCTAAAGAGAATCTCCAAAAaacgcttgtcatcagaactgaaattggcgacagaaaaggggaagcatcatgttatgaaaacctaggtactgtgtttgtgtcgtttggccaatacgacaaggctaaagagtatttccaaaaagcgcttgtcatcacaactgagattggcgacagaaaaggggaagcatcatgctatggaaacctaggtactgtgtttaagtcgcttggcctatacgacaaggctgaggagtatctccaaaaagcgcttgtcatcaaaactgaaattggcgacagaaaaggggaagcatcatgttatggaaaccttggtactttgtttaagtcgcttggccaatacgacaaggctgaggagtatctccaaaaagcacttgtcatcacaactgaaattggcgacagagaaggggaggcaactaactatggaaacctaggtactgtgtttctgtcgcttggccaatacgacaaggctgaggagtatctccaaagagcgcttgtcatcaaaactgaaattggcgacagagaagggaaggcaactgactacggaaacctaggtactgtgtttctgtccgttggtCAATacgagaaggctaaagagtatctccaaaaagcacttgtcataagaactgaaattggcgacagaaaaggggaagcatcatgctatggaaaccttggtactgtgtttaggtcgcttggccaatacaacaaggctgaagagtacctccaaaaagcacttgtcatcacaactgaaattggcgacagaaaaggggaagcatcatgttatggaaacctaggtactgtgtttctgtccgttggcgaatacgacaaggctaaagagtgtcttcaaaaagcgcttgtcatcacaactgaaattggcgacagagaaagagaagcatcatgttatggaaaccctggtactgtgtttaagttgcttggccaatacaacaaggctaaagagtatctccaaaaagagctcgtcatcagaactgaaattggtgacagagaaggggaagcatcatgttatggaaacctaggtactgtgtttctgtcgcttggccaatacgacaaggctgaagagtatctccaaaaagcgcttgtcatcaaaactgaaattggcgacagagaaggggaggcaactgactgcggaaacctaggtactgtgtttctgtccgttggcgAATAcaagaaggctaaagagtatctccaaaaaacgcttgtcatcagaactgaaattggcgacagaaaaggggaagcatcatgttatgaaaacttaggtactgtgtttgtgtcgcttggccaatacgacaaggctaaagagtatcttcaaaaagcgcttgtcatcacaactgagattggcgacagaaaaggggaagcatcatgctatggaaaccttggtactgtgtttaggtcgcttggccaatacaacaaggctgaagagtatctccaaaaagcacttgtcatcacaactgaaattggcgacagaaagggggaagcatcatgttatggaaacctaggtactgtgtttctgtccgttggccaatacgacaaggctaaagagtgtcttcaaaaagcgcttgtcatcacaactgaaattggcgacagagaaagggaagcatcatgttatggaaaccctggtactgtgtttaagttgcttggccaatacaacaaggctaaagagtatctccaaaaagagctcgtcatcagaactgaaattggtgacagagaaggggaagcatcatgttatggaaacctaggtactgtgtttgtgtcgcttggccaatacgacaaggctaaagagtatcttcaaaaagcgcttgtcatcaaaactgaaattggcgacagagaaggggaggcaactgactgcggaaacctaggtactgtgtttctgtccgttggtCAATACGAGAAGGccaaagagtatctccaaaaagcacttgtcataagaactgaaattggcgacagaaaaggggaagcatcatgctatggaaaccttggtactgtgtttaggtcgcttggccaatacaacaaggctgaagagtatctccaaaaagcacttgtcatcacaactgaaattggcgacagaaaaggggaagcatcatgttatggaaacctaggtactgtgtttgtgtcgcttggccaatacgacaaggctaaagagtatctccaaaaagcgcttgtcatcacaactgagattggcgacagaaaaggggaagcattatgctatggaaacctaggtactgtgtttaagtcgcttggccaatacgacaaggctgaggagtatctccaaaaagcgcttctcatcacaactgagattggcgacagaaaatgGGAAgcatcatgctatggaaacctaggtactgtgttaaagtcgcttggccaatacgacaaggctaaagagtatctccaaaaagcgcttgtcatcacaactgagattggcgacagaaaaggggaagcatcatgttatggaaacctaggtactgcGTTtctgtcgcttggccaatacgacaaggctgaggagtatctccaaagagcgcttgtcatcaaaactgaaattggcgacagagaagggaaggcaactgactacggaaacctaggtactgtgtttctgtccgttggtCAATacgagaaggctaaagagtatctccaaaaagcacttgtcataagaactgaaattggcgacagaaaaggggaagcatcatgctatggaaaccttggtactgtgtttaggtcgcttggccaatacaacaaggctgaagagtatctccaaaaagcacttgtcatcacaactgaaattggcgacagaaaaggggaagcatcatgttatggaaacctaggtactgtgtttctgtccgttggcgaatacgacaaggctaaagagtgtcttcaaaaagcgcttgtcatcacaactgaaattggcgacagagaaagGGAAGCACCATGTTATGGAAACCctggtactgtgtttaagttgcttggccaatacaacaaggctaaagagtatctccaaaaagagctcgtcatcagaactgaaattggcgacataaaaggggaagcatcatcttatgaaaacctaggtactgtgtttgtgtcgcttggccaatacgacaaggctaaagagtatctccaaaaagcgcttgttatcacaactgagattggcgacagaaaaggggaagcatcatgttatggaaacctaggtactgtgttccTGTCCATTGGcgaatacgacaaggctaaagagtgtcttcaaaaagcgcttgtcataagaactgaaattggcgacagaaaaggggaagcatcatgttatggaaaccttggtacttTGTTTaagttgcttggccaatacgacaaggctgaggagtatctccaaaaagcacttgtcatcacaactgaaattggcgacagagaaggggaggcaactaactatggaaacctaggtactgtgtttctgtcgcttggccaatacgacaaggctgaggagtatctccaaagagcgcttgtcatcaaaactgaaattggcgacagagaagggaaggcaactgactacggaaacctaggtactgtgtttctgtccgttggtCAATacgagaaggctaaagagtatctcctaagagcgcttgtcataagaactgaaattggcgacagaaaaggggaagcatcatgctatggaaaccttggtactgtgtttaggtcgcttggcaaatacaacaaggctaaagagtatctccaaaaagcgcttgtcatcacaactgaaattggcgacagaaaaggggaagcatcatgttatggaaacctaggtactgtgtttctgtcgcttggccaatacgacaaggctgaggagtatctccaaagagcgcttgtcatcaaaactgaaattggcgacagagaagggaaggcaactgactacggaaacctaggtactgtgtttctgtccgttggccaatacgacaaggctgaagagtatctccaaaaattGCTTGTCAttacaactgaaattggcgacagaaaaggggaagcatcatgctatggaaaccttggtactgtgtttaagtcgcttggccaatacaacaaggctgaggagtatctccaaaaagcgcttgtcatcacaactgaaattggcgacagaaaaggggaagcatcatgttatggaaacctaggtactgtgtttctatcgcttggccaatacgacaaggctgaagagtatctccaaaaagcgcttgtcatcaaaactgaaattggcgacagagaaggggaggcaacttactgcggaaacctaggtactgtgtttctgtccgttggccaatacaacaaggctgaagagtatctccaaaaagcgcttgtcatcacaactgaaattggcgacagaaaaggggaagcatcatgttatggaaacctgggtaatgtgtttctgtccgttggcgaatacgacaaggctgaggagtatctccaaagagcgcttgtcatcaaaactgaaattggcgacagagaagggaaggcaactgactacggaaacctaggtactgtgtttacgtcgcttggccaatacgacaaggctgaagagtatctccaaaaagcgcttgtcataagaactgaaattggcgacagaaaaggggaagcatcatgttatggaaacctaggtactgtgtttaggtcgcttggccaatacgacaaggctaaagattatctccaaaaagcgcttgtcattagaactgaaattggcgacagagaaggggaggcaaccAACTACAGAAGCCTAGGTACCGTGTTTGTGTCGCTTggccagtacgacaaggctgaagagtatctccaaaacgcgcttgtcatcacaactgagattggcgacagaaaaggggaagcatcatgttatggaaacctaggtactgtgtttaagtcgcttggccaatacgacaaggctgaagagtatctccaaaaattGCTTGTCAttacaactgaaattggcgacagaaaaggggaagcatcatgctatggaaaccttggtactgtgtttaagtcgcttggccaatacaacaaggctgaagagtatctccaaaaagcgcttgtcatcacaactgaaattggcgacagaaaaggggaagcatcatgttatggaaacctgggtaatgtgtttctgtccgttggcgaatacgacaaggctaaagagtgtcttcaaaaagcgcttgtcatcagaactgaaattgatgacagagaaggggaagcatcatgttatggaaacctaggtactgtgtttacatcgcttggccaatacgacaaggctgaagagtatctccaaaaagcgcttgtcatcacaactgaaattggcgacagacgaggggaagcatcatgttatggaaacctaggtactgtgtttatgtcgcctggccaatacgacaaggctgaagagtatctccaaaaagcgcttgtcatccaaactgaaattggtgataagGAAAGGGAAGCAGCAGTTCTTGGAAaccttgaaattttgtttggaactgttggtgattttgaagcttcggaagtatgtttggagaaagctttattcatatccagagatattggagatagaAGAAGAGAGTTTGAAATCCTTCGAGGTTACGCCGTTTTGTATTTATATCaagataaaatcaaagactcccTGTCGTGTCTTCacctgtgcattgaaaagtatgaggagctgagatatttgttgggcgccaatgatcagttcaaaacatcatttctggaggacACAGGAATATTcccctacaagctgctttgtactttgctttgtgacaccggaaatgctcgggatgctctttatgttgaggagtcgggtcgagctagaggcctatcagacttaatggtAGAGAAGTACTCAGTTGAAAtgcacatctctgctaatccgcaatcttggtttggcattgagaacattttaagaaagaaaaataactgtacttgtctgtacatttcttattttcagaatcgtctgcatttgtggatcttgaaaacaagtggagtccttcactatagaagagtatcaccagaagagaatctaattcaggctgggttgcccaaagatttttctttgagtcaatttttggatgataatttccggagtcttggtattttgcccactaaagattgtgaagatcggtctttaaatacgattaaattgcaacctctctcccccgcgcaaaagagctcagcaagattgcgactcgtggaggaggacgaggacgaggacgagaaagggatttcaagtctatctttgtgttacaaaatgtttattgcccccgtttatgatttgcttgatgagcctgaagtcattattgttcctgaccgcaggttgtacaaagttccctttgctgccctgagcgaaaaggagggagccgaatacctgtcagagactcataagatccgtgtcattccttctttgacaacactcaagaacattcaagatagtccagaggactatcacagcaacactggcgccttggtaataggcaatcccaaggttgatTGGCTGCCACCattgccaggtgcaagaaaggaagcggagatggtcggacgactTGTGGGAGTTCCGCCTCTAGTTGAAGAGAAAGCTACGAAGCAGGCTGTacttgagcggataagttcagtgagcttgatacattttgctgcccacGGTAACGCCGATAGAGGAGAAATTGCACTCTCCCCCATTCCT